In one window of Armatimonadota bacterium DNA:
- a CDS encoding heparinase II/III family protein, whose translation MRSVKTRRALHTGAEIARARRNIAEYPGAQAIADSIVKAADAWRGRSDEWVAGLVTPPEAPRAFNISFSGCPIHGRDAFKHGNYSFSIDLDRPFKVKCPVGGEEYPSNDFRAFLDSGMTDRSLLTGDYPDDGWGWHKPGEEKKYWFVAYYNHWAWRWHVLPMTLNLSRAYLLTGDPHYAQQAIILLDRIAEVYPAMDYNKQSRYAQEFSPSYTGKILNLIWETYTGATLAEAYDNVYDAIDEAGAAQRFLGKSGADIRANIERNVVDEVVKGVYDATIRGNYGMHQETLLTAAMVGEKDLGDVVDFLLHTTGRGMQYEGIRYALVNLLSRDGLSVHETAPGYCFIWANTLTRIAEVLRGAGVDLYREPRMRQLYLGPPRMIVHGGFTPAIGDSSSVTAGSVTIPAWMTRIAIREYGPDVFDALPGVKPVTAPGFATYEDIFDEPAASAEMPPPAFPRDSENLGGYGLALLRGRDLEHPADISLFYGTGVGHGHADRLNIELFALGRKLMPDLGYPQFAADDPEPPGWSRNTVSHNTVVVNAKGQTTGDCGEIVAFASSATVQLVEVDAPDAYREEVEMYRRTVALVDNPAGPYALDIFRVVGGTQHDYSLHGPDGEFEATGLDLSPPQTAGTLAGPEVPFANFYDDPERSALDYDGPFYGYAGSGFSFLTNVQRGEAENPWSALWTLPEDAGHLRITWLPQQSQQVFVCDGTPPFRPGNPDQLKYVLCRRQEVGSESAREPLTSVFASLFEPYRERPPAISARSLPVRNADPLSFAARVQTADGDDYIGSCPRGGSLEAEGGFTFAGSFGLISHSANRINRAFLCGPGHIGIGDLRFTLSEGLRGRVIAADYEARTVTMRPSACGASLPALAGSTVVFGGGGRSTAWGIVDATAAGDGTVILRLEDLDPQTALLLVSESGPGWVNTPNHLHLAGLDFYDGMTALDEEGRRLGRVTGIEAARITFDNSDARPTDADGDGRTFVRLFDFGVGDAVEVKPTAHVERTAHGRYRIEATGTVEISLPVEEGTRALWQREGEAARSVETRSERGLLRVVITAQDVGNGYGELRLAAR comes from the coding sequence ATGCGCTCAGTCAAGACCCGCCGCGCGCTGCACACAGGCGCAGAGATCGCCCGCGCCCGCCGCAACATCGCCGAATACCCGGGGGCGCAGGCGATTGCCGATTCCATTGTCAAAGCGGCCGATGCATGGCGCGGTCGCAGCGACGAATGGGTCGCCGGCCTCGTCACGCCGCCGGAGGCGCCGCGGGCTTTCAACATCAGCTTCTCCGGCTGCCCCATCCATGGGCGCGACGCGTTCAAGCACGGTAACTACTCCTTCTCGATAGACCTCGACCGCCCGTTCAAGGTCAAGTGTCCGGTCGGGGGCGAGGAGTACCCATCCAACGACTTCCGGGCGTTCCTCGATTCCGGCATGACCGACCGGTCGCTGCTGACGGGCGACTACCCCGACGACGGCTGGGGCTGGCACAAGCCCGGCGAAGAGAAGAAGTACTGGTTCGTCGCGTACTACAATCACTGGGCGTGGCGATGGCATGTTCTGCCGATGACCCTGAACCTGTCCCGCGCCTACCTGCTGACCGGCGATCCGCACTACGCGCAGCAGGCGATCATTCTGCTCGACCGCATCGCGGAAGTTTACCCGGCGATGGACTATAACAAGCAGTCCCGTTACGCGCAGGAGTTCTCTCCGTCGTACACCGGCAAGATCCTGAACCTGATCTGGGAGACGTACACCGGGGCAACGCTGGCCGAGGCGTACGACAACGTGTACGATGCAATTGACGAAGCGGGCGCCGCGCAGCGTTTCCTGGGCAAGTCCGGCGCCGACATACGCGCCAACATCGAGCGCAACGTAGTGGATGAAGTGGTCAAAGGTGTATACGACGCCACGATCCGCGGCAACTACGGGATGCACCAAGAGACGCTGCTGACTGCTGCGATGGTAGGCGAGAAGGATCTCGGGGATGTCGTGGACTTCCTCCTGCACACGACGGGCCGGGGCATGCAATACGAAGGCATTCGCTACGCGCTGGTCAACTTGCTCTCACGCGACGGGCTGTCGGTGCATGAGACCGCGCCGGGGTACTGCTTCATCTGGGCCAATACGCTGACGCGCATCGCGGAGGTGCTGCGCGGCGCCGGGGTTGACCTGTACCGCGAGCCGCGCATGCGCCAGCTCTACCTCGGCCCGCCGCGCATGATCGTCCACGGCGGCTTCACTCCTGCCATCGGCGACTCGAGCAGTGTCACCGCGGGCTCGGTCACGATTCCCGCGTGGATGACCCGCATCGCGATTCGCGAGTACGGGCCGGATGTATTCGACGCGCTCCCGGGCGTGAAGCCGGTCACTGCGCCGGGCTTCGCGACGTATGAGGATATCTTCGACGAGCCCGCTGCGTCGGCCGAGATGCCGCCGCCAGCTTTCCCCCGCGATTCGGAGAATCTCGGGGGTTACGGCCTCGCGCTGCTGCGCGGCCGCGACCTGGAGCACCCCGCCGATATCTCGCTGTTCTACGGCACCGGTGTCGGCCACGGCCACGCCGATCGCCTCAACATCGAGCTGTTCGCGCTCGGGCGCAAGCTCATGCCCGATCTCGGCTACCCGCAGTTCGCGGCGGATGACCCCGAGCCGCCTGGCTGGTCGCGCAACACGGTGAGCCACAACACGGTGGTCGTGAACGCCAAGGGGCAGACGACCGGCGACTGCGGCGAGATCGTCGCTTTCGCGTCGTCCGCTACTGTGCAGCTCGTCGAGGTGGACGCGCCCGACGCCTATCGCGAAGAGGTGGAGATGTATCGCCGCACCGTCGCGCTCGTTGATAATCCCGCGGGCCCCTACGCTCTCGACATCTTCCGCGTCGTCGGCGGCACACAGCATGACTATTCGCTCCACGGGCCGGACGGCGAGTTCGAGGCGACCGGCCTCGACCTGTCCCCGCCGCAGACCGCAGGAACGCTCGCCGGGCCGGAGGTGCCATTCGCCAACTTCTACGATGATCCCGAGCGCAGCGCCCTCGATTACGACGGCCCGTTCTACGGTTATGCGGGAAGCGGGTTCAGTTTCCTGACCAACGTACAGCGAGGCGAAGCTGAGAACCCGTGGAGCGCGCTGTGGACCCTGCCCGAGGACGCCGGCCATCTCCGGATCACATGGCTTCCGCAGCAGTCGCAGCAGGTCTTCGTGTGCGACGGGACCCCGCCGTTCCGGCCCGGCAATCCCGACCAGCTCAAGTATGTCCTGTGCCGTCGACAAGAGGTCGGCAGTGAGTCCGCCCGCGAGCCGCTGACGAGCGTATTCGCCTCCCTATTCGAACCATACCGCGAGCGCCCTCCGGCGATCAGCGCGCGCAGCCTGCCCGTCAGGAACGCCGATCCGCTGTCTTTCGCGGCGCGCGTCCAGACCGCCGACGGAGATGACTACATCGGAAGCTGTCCGCGCGGCGGCAGCTTGGAGGCGGAGGGAGGCTTCACGTTCGCCGGCAGCTTTGGCCTCATTTCGCACTCCGCCAACCGGATCAACCGCGCCTTTCTCTGCGGCCCCGGACATATAGGCATCGGCGACCTGCGATTCACCCTTTCGGAGGGACTGCGGGGACGCGTTATCGCTGCTGATTACGAGGCGCGGACCGTGACGATGAGGCCAAGCGCCTGCGGTGCATCTTTGCCGGCATTGGCCGGCAGCACCGTGGTCTTCGGCGGCGGCGGGCGCTCAACGGCGTGGGGCATCGTGGATGCCACTGCGGCTGGCGACGGCACGGTGATCCTGCGCCTGGAGGACTTGGATCCGCAGACAGCACTCCTCCTGGTATCGGAGAGCGGTCCGGGCTGGGTGAATACGCCGAACCACCTTCACCTTGCCGGCCTCGACTTCTACGACGGGATGACGGCCCTCGACGAGGAGGGACGGCGACTCGGGCGGGTTACTGGCATCGAGGCCGCTCGCATTACTTTCGACAACTCCGACGCCAGGCCGACCGATGCCGATGGTGACGGCAGGACCTTCGTGCGGCTGTTCGATTTCGGGGTCGGCGACGCCGTGGAGGTCAAGCCCACCGCCCACGTTGAGCGCACTGCCCACGGGCGCTATCGAATCGAGGCGACGGGCACCGTCGAGATCTCTCTGCCTGTCGAGGAGGGCACGCGCGCGCTGTGGCAGAGGGAAGGCGAGGCGGCTCGAAGCGTCGAGACGCGAAGCGAACGCGGTCTCCTGCGCGTCGTCATCACTGCCCAGGACGTGGGCAATGGGTACGGCGAGCTGCGCCTAGCGGCGCGCTAG
- a CDS encoding FHA domain-containing protein, giving the protein MPRCVRCGTENPDGRSLCSQCGDDLAAQAQIEDDDTLIMRLVTGETARPREQAARAYLWLLDPTGEQVERAAEISDDESVIIGRRADCTVVLPSNTVSRRHARIWRDGDDYLLADLGSTNGTLLNGEPAIGAERLNDRDEIAVGIYKLIFRKT; this is encoded by the coding sequence ATGCCGAGATGCGTCAGATGCGGCACCGAGAATCCTGACGGCCGCTCGCTGTGTTCCCAGTGCGGGGACGATCTGGCCGCTCAAGCGCAGATCGAGGACGACGACACGCTGATCATGCGCCTCGTTACCGGGGAAACGGCACGCCCACGGGAGCAGGCGGCGCGCGCGTACCTGTGGCTCCTCGACCCGACCGGGGAGCAGGTCGAGCGTGCCGCGGAGATCTCAGACGATGAATCGGTGATCATCGGACGGCGGGCGGATTGTACGGTGGTCCTGCCCTCTAACACGGTCTCGCGGCGCCACGCGCGCATCTGGCGTGACGGCGACGACTACCTTCTCGCCGATCTCGGAAGCACCAATGGGACGCTGCTCAACGGCGAGCCCGCCATCGGCGCGGAGCGACTGAACGACCGCGACGAGATCGCAGTGGGCATCTACAAGTTGATATTCCGCAAGACCTGA
- a CDS encoding phosphotransferase, protein MLYPAAAFAIAFVVTLGGTALLRRRLGAFVSREAKPGKERIHRLFPKPRKPLGGGVGMMAAFAAGTLVAAWLRGDPPRMIEAALVIVAGAWLFAAIGIGDDLRKARGAGMSERSKLLLQIAAGLALGLYLKLRVMGAGDVYVPLVRYTLHTGWLYVPFAALVIIATANGVNLADGVDGLAAGSVAIAGFAYFVIGSFWNPQVMVAAPALTGACLGFLVLNYPPARVLMGDTGALGLGAALAMMALLSMGEWALVLIGGVFVIDAMSVILQTGAIRLVRGPVQLLRHRTTEAWRPFLCTPLHHHFQWLGWREPRILALFWSVGLLLVLLGFADYALRVDWPWLVGLGVMAAFLAGAAWQKVARANFFLGLMPSQEGEDLLALFRGIPVRLLGRRLYQPCKVTPIPESAVESVAEENLWRPMGEVEAEIILGKVYCDHKLYDQAIGEWEQVPVRNLMLREDVVLRLARIYYARNRILDAVRLWERLPSARQDNGEGLGSVVARAKARLADLAGKSYRQAMRSGVRAELAQARRLNQDLLELLVYEREKLEAPGAGAQVPQATHERGLFRRMERAVLRRIGDLDQRLETPAPAVRAVPAAALDEQTEAVARRLGISTQELVEAFAACPYGVPRLRWCEAVAGASRNEIYRMEAEWAGPETMIAKRYDPARIQFFSACYRREAEVVRLLHQYAVSVPEFYGGVDNEKRAVGFFEDLGAVTLAGRLRENKREARARLLEEAVRAVARMHAVARRNLPRLREEILRIDKEALSERYYMDAFRIALERLVETAGAELSADERRIVEGQLSEVAATLATQPKTFIHFELTPHHLAVRGDDFVAFDFEQATLGPPEFDLVTLLRSPDSDLQDSEIERLLERYRLCMTESDPDPLPPRAPAAADYAALFKGLFYAGAAANFWRKFDDEAWLTRLRWYLKDWQAVAARYPGLAEVGHMLRSRFGRMPRASGQGNGTGGGAT, encoded by the coding sequence ATGCTCTATCCTGCGGCGGCTTTCGCTATCGCTTTCGTCGTGACCCTCGGCGGCACAGCGCTGCTGCGCCGCCGGCTCGGGGCATTCGTCTCGCGCGAGGCCAAGCCGGGCAAGGAGAGGATTCACCGGCTGTTCCCCAAGCCGCGCAAGCCCCTCGGGGGCGGCGTCGGCATGATGGCGGCCTTCGCCGCCGGTACCCTGGTCGCGGCGTGGCTGCGCGGCGATCCGCCCCGGATGATTGAAGCCGCCCTCGTCATCGTCGCAGGTGCTTGGCTGTTCGCCGCCATCGGCATCGGCGATGACCTGCGCAAGGCGCGCGGGGCGGGCATGTCGGAGCGGAGCAAGTTGCTGCTGCAGATTGCGGCGGGGCTCGCGCTCGGCCTCTACCTCAAGCTGCGCGTGATGGGCGCGGGCGACGTGTACGTCCCGCTCGTCCGCTACACGCTTCACACCGGATGGCTCTATGTCCCGTTCGCGGCGCTGGTGATTATCGCGACGGCCAACGGCGTCAACCTGGCGGACGGCGTGGACGGGCTCGCGGCGGGCAGTGTCGCGATCGCGGGGTTCGCTTACTTCGTCATCGGGTCGTTCTGGAACCCGCAGGTGATGGTCGCGGCCCCGGCGTTGACGGGGGCGTGCCTCGGCTTCCTGGTGCTGAATTACCCGCCGGCGCGCGTGCTCATGGGCGACACGGGTGCGTTGGGCCTCGGCGCCGCGCTGGCCATGATGGCGCTGCTCTCGATGGGCGAGTGGGCGCTGGTGCTCATCGGCGGCGTGTTCGTAATTGACGCGATGTCTGTCATCCTCCAAACCGGAGCGATACGCCTGGTGCGCGGGCCGGTGCAACTCCTGCGCCACCGCACGACGGAGGCCTGGCGGCCGTTCCTGTGCACGCCGCTGCACCATCATTTTCAGTGGTTGGGCTGGCGCGAGCCGCGCATCCTTGCGTTGTTCTGGAGCGTCGGCTTGCTGCTCGTCCTGCTCGGGTTTGCCGACTACGCGCTGCGCGTGGATTGGCCATGGCTCGTCGGGCTGGGGGTGATGGCCGCCTTCCTGGCCGGGGCGGCGTGGCAGAAGGTGGCGCGCGCCAACTTCTTCCTCGGGCTCATGCCGTCGCAGGAAGGGGAGGACCTGCTCGCGCTGTTCCGCGGCATACCCGTGCGCCTGCTCGGCCGTAGGCTGTATCAGCCCTGCAAGGTGACGCCGATACCCGAGAGCGCGGTCGAGTCGGTGGCGGAGGAGAATCTGTGGCGGCCGATGGGGGAGGTCGAGGCGGAGATCATCCTCGGCAAAGTCTACTGCGATCATAAGCTTTACGACCAGGCGATTGGGGAGTGGGAGCAGGTGCCGGTGCGCAACTTGATGCTGCGCGAGGACGTCGTGCTGCGCCTGGCGCGGATCTACTACGCGCGCAATCGGATTCTCGACGCCGTGCGGCTGTGGGAGAGGCTGCCGTCGGCGCGACAGGACAACGGCGAAGGTCTGGGCTCGGTCGTGGCACGCGCCAAGGCCCGCCTCGCCGACCTCGCAGGCAAGTCCTATCGCCAGGCGATGCGCTCCGGTGTCCGCGCCGAACTGGCACAGGCGCGCCGACTCAACCAGGACCTGCTCGAACTCCTGGTTTACGAGCGGGAGAAGCTGGAGGCTCCTGGGGCAGGCGCCCAGGTGCCGCAGGCGACGCACGAGCGCGGCCTCTTCCGACGGATGGAGCGGGCGGTGCTGCGGCGCATCGGCGACCTCGACCAGCGACTGGAAACCCCGGCGCCCGCCGTGCGCGCCGTGCCGGCGGCCGCACTCGACGAGCAGACCGAGGCTGTCGCGCGTCGTCTCGGGATCAGCACACAGGAACTCGTCGAGGCCTTCGCCGCCTGTCCCTACGGAGTCCCTCGCCTGCGATGGTGCGAGGCGGTGGCCGGAGCGTCGCGCAACGAAATCTACCGCATGGAGGCGGAGTGGGCCGGCCCGGAGACCATGATCGCGAAGCGCTATGACCCGGCGCGCATTCAGTTCTTTTCGGCGTGCTACCGGCGGGAGGCCGAGGTCGTGCGCTTACTCCATCAGTACGCGGTCAGCGTGCCGGAGTTCTACGGAGGAGTGGATAACGAGAAGCGTGCGGTGGGGTTCTTCGAGGATCTCGGTGCGGTGACCCTCGCCGGGCGCCTACGCGAGAACAAGCGCGAGGCGCGAGCACGACTGCTGGAGGAGGCGGTCAGAGCGGTCGCGCGGATGCACGCCGTGGCGCGGCGCAACCTGCCGCGGCTTCGCGAGGAGATCCTGCGCATCGACAAGGAAGCATTGAGCGAGCGGTATTACATGGACGCGTTCCGCATCGCGCTCGAACGGCTCGTGGAGACCGCTGGCGCGGAGCTGTCCGCCGATGAGCGGCGGATTGTGGAGGGCCAACTGAGCGAAGTGGCGGCGACCCTCGCGACTCAGCCCAAGACATTCATCCACTTCGAGCTCACGCCGCATCATCTGGCGGTTCGCGGCGATGACTTCGTGGCGTTCGACTTCGAGCAGGCGACGCTCGGCCCGCCCGAGTTCGACCTCGTGACGCTGCTGCGCTCCCCGGACAGCGACTTGCAGGATTCGGAAATCGAGCGCCTGCTCGAACGCTATCGGCTGTGCATGACGGAGTCGGATCCCGATCCCCTGCCTCCTCGCGCGCCCGCAGCCGCAGACTACGCGGCATTGTTCAAGGGACTGTTCTACGCCGGGGCCGCGGCGAATTTCTGGCGCAAATTCGACGACGAGGCGTGGCTGACTCGCTTGCGCTGGTACCTCAAGGACTGGCAGGCCGTGGCGGCGCGCTACCCCGGGCTGGCGGAAGTGGGGCACATGCTGCGCTCCCGCTTCGGGCGCATGCCGCGCGCTTCGGGGCAGGGCAACGGCACAGGTGGCGGAGCGACCTAG